From one Dryobates pubescens isolate bDryPub1 chromosome 2, bDryPub1.pri, whole genome shotgun sequence genomic stretch:
- the TYW5 gene encoding tRNA wybutosine-synthesizing protein 5, translating into MELGTCTTKWTVDYLSQAEGSKEVKIHVSVVPQMDFLSKNFVYRTLPFDVFVRRAAEDKHKEYFLSEDEKYYLRSVGEDARKDIADIRKDFPVLAEDVQIPDYFEKEQFFSSVFRISSAGLQLWTHYDVMDNLLIQITGKKRVVLYSPQDAPYLYLSGSKSEVLDVDNPDLDKYPLFVRAKRYQCQLEAGDVLFIPALWFHNVVSEEFGVAVNVFWKHLPAESYDKSDTYGNKDPTAASRAIQILDRALKTLEELPEEYRDFYARRMVLRIQEKAYRNDYG; encoded by the exons ATGGAACTGGGCACTTGCACAACCAAGTGGACAGTTGATTACTTGAGCCAAGCTGAAGGATCTAAAGAAGTAAAGATTCACGTCTCAGTGGTGCCACAGATGGATTTCCTCAGTAAGAACTTTGTGTATAG AACTCTGCCTTTTGATGTATTTGTACGAAGAGCAGCCGAAGACAAACACAAGGAGTACTTTCTCTCTGAG GATGAAAAGTACTATTTGCGATCAGTGGGAGAAGATGCTAGGAAG GATATTGCTGATATCAGAAAGGACTTCCCTGTTTTGGCAGAAGATGTTCAAATTCCAGACTATTTTGAGAAGGAGCAGTTTTTCTCTAGTGTCTTCCGCATCAGCTCAGCTGGATTACAGTTGTGGACGCATTATGAT GTAATGGATAACTTATTAATCCAGATAACAGGGAAGAAACGTGTTGTTCTCTACAGTCCTCAAGATGCACCCTATTTATATTTATCAG GTAGTAAGTCAGAGGTGCTGGATGTGGATAACCCAGACCTAGACAAATACCCACTCTTTGTGAGAGCCAAGCGCTATCAGTGTCAGCTGGAAGCAGGAGATGTGTTGTTCATTCCAG ctctgtggttccaCAATGTAGTTTCTGAGGAATTTGGAGTGGCAGTGAATGTCTTCTGGAAGCACCTTCCTGCTGAGTCCTATGATAAGAGCGACACGTATGGAAACAAAgaccccacagcagcttctcgAGCTATCCAGATCTTGGACAGAGCCTTGAAAACACTTGAGGAACTACCTGAGGAATACAGGGACTTTTACGCTCGGAGAATGGTGTTACGTATCCAAGAGAAAGCCTATAGGAATGATTATGGATAG
- the MAIP1 gene encoding m-AAA protease-interacting protein 1, mitochondrial, whose product MALRGAPARGSWLARALAAPGLARVPSPALAAAASALPLARCLPLRAGSSRSGPPPAGFLPLRPVAASAPLPSGFLPFRPVVRFASTAGQGPEAEGPQRRVVVVRITSPFLWLRTRFYYLLIRLYFDQEFSIEEFTRGAKQAFSVVSKLLSQRKLDLLDELVSAEVLQVLKEKISVLPDNYRDALAADIDAIMYTTEGDVRIYYDDDGRKFVSILMRFWYLNGANLPDEVPGEAKVFQIMFGDESKKEKKHLLTANYEFQREFTEGAKPDWTITRIEHPRLLE is encoded by the exons ATGGCGCTGCGCGGGGCTCCGGCCCGGGGCTCCTGGCTTGCGCGCGCGCTGGCGGCGCCGGGGCTGGCCCGGGTTCCCTCTCCGGCGCTGGCCGCCGCCGCCTCGGCCCTGCCACTGGCCCGGTGCCTCCCGCTCCGAGCCGGTTCCTCACGCTCCGGTCCGCCACCGGCCGGCTTCCTCCCACTCCGGCCTGTCGCTGCCTCGGCCCCGCTACCGTCCGGGTTCCTCCCGTTCCGGCCCGTCGTGCGGTTTGCCAGCACCGCCGGGCAGGGGCCGGAGGCCGAGGGCCCGCAGCGgcgggtggtggtggtgaggatcACCAGCCCCTTCCTTTGGCTCCGCACCCGCTTCTATTACCTTCTAATTCGCCTCTACTTCGACCAGGAGTTCAGCATCGAGGAGTTCACGCGAGGGGCCAAGCAG GCCTTTTCTGTTGTTTCAAAGCTGCTGTCTCAGCGTAAACTTGACCTCCTGGATGAACTTGTATCAGCAGAG GTACTTCAGGTGCTGAAGGAAAAGATTTCTGTGCTCCCTGACAACTACAGGGATGCTTTAGCAGCTGACATTGATGCAATCATGTATACAACAGAAGGAGATGTTCGCATTTACTATGATGATGATG GAAGAAAGTTTGTTAGCATCCTGATGCGTTTCTGGTACCTGAATGGTGCCAACCTACCTGATGAAGTACCAGGTGAAGCCAAAGTATTCCAGATCATGTTTGGAGAtgaaagcaaaaaggaaaaaaagcatctTTTAACAGCAAACTATGA ATTCCAAAGGGAATTTACAGAAGGAGCAAAACCAGACTGGACAATTACACGGATTGAACATCCAAGGCTATTAGAATAA